Proteins encoded in a region of the Macaca mulatta isolate MMU2019108-1 chromosome X, T2T-MMU8v2.0, whole genome shotgun sequence genome:
- the LOC703634 gene encoding ribonuclease inhibitor-like, whose product MMPAFSTLLPGRLWTCHLSGACCQDLCNALYTNEHLRDLDFSDNALGDEGMRVLCEGLKCPCCKLQTLWLAECHLTDACCGALASVLNRDENLTLLDLSGNDLKDFGVQMLCDALIHPICKLQTFYLDTDPLREDAFRKMEVLKMSKPGICCLRECLI is encoded by the exons ATGATGCCAGCCTTCTCTACCTTACTTCCTGGCAGGTTGTGGACCTGTCACCTGTCTGGGGCATGTTGTCAGGATTTGTGCAATGCACTCTACACCAATGAACACCTGAGAGACCTTGACTTCAGTGACAATGCCTTAGGGGACGAGGGCATGCGGGTGCTGTGTGAAGGGCTGAAATGCCCCTGTTGTAAACTACAGACTTTGTG GTTAGCAGAATGTCATCTCACAGATGCATGCTGTGGAGCCCTCGCCTCTGTCCTCAACAGAGATGAGAACCTAACATTGCTAGACTTAAGTGGAAACGACCTCAAGGATTTTGGAGTGCAGATGTTATGTGATGCACTGATACATCCAATATGTAAACTTCAGACATTCTA CCTTGACACAGATCCTTTACGTGAAGATGCATTTAGAAAgatggaagttttaaaaatgagcaagCCTGGAATCTGttgtctgagagagtgcttgatataa